Proteins encoded together in one Mus caroli chromosome 4, CAROLI_EIJ_v1.1, whole genome shotgun sequence window:
- the Htr1d gene encoding 5-hydroxytryptamine receptor 1D, translated as MSPPNQSLEGLPQEASNRSLNATGAWDPEVLQALRISLVVVLSVITLATVLSNAFVLTTILLTKKLHTPANYLIGSLATTDLLVSILVMPISIAYTTTRTWNFGQILCDIWVSSDITCCTASILHLCVIALDRYWAITDALEYSKRRTAGHAAAMIAAVWVISICISIPPLFWRQATAHEEMSDCLVNTSQISYTIYSTCGAFYIPSILLIILYGRIYVAARSRILKPPSLYGKRFTTAQLITGSAGSSLCSLNPSLHESHTHTVGSPLFFNQVKIKLADSILERKRISAARERKATKTLGIILGAFIICWLPFFVVSLVLPICRDSCWIHPVLFDFFTWLGYLNSLINPVIYTVFNEDFRQAFQKVVHFRKVS; from the coding sequence ATGTCTCCTCCAAACCAGTCCCTAGAAGGCCTTCCTCAGGAGGCCTCCAACAGATCCCTGAACGCGACAGGAGCTTGGGACCCAGAGGTCCTGCAGGCTCTCAGAATCTCGCTCGTGGTGGTCCTGTCTGTCATCACACTGGCCACTGTCCTCTCCAATGCCTTCGTCCTTACCACCATTCTGCTCACCAAGAAGCTCCACACCCCAGCCAACTATCTCATTGGCTCCTTGGCCACTACGGACCTCCTGGTTTCTATCTTGGTCATGCCCATCAGCATAGCCTACACCACCACCCGCACCTGGAACTTTGGCCAGATCCTGTGTGACATCTGGGTGTCTTCTGACATTACATGCTGCACGGCCTCCATCTTGCATCTCTGTGTCATTGCTCTAGACAGATACTGGGCCATCACCGATGCCCTGGAGTACAGCAAGCGTCGGACCGCAGGCCACGCAGCAGCCATGATTGCGGCCGTCTGGGTCAtctctatctgtatctctatCCCTCCGCTCTTCTGGCGGCAGGCCACGGCTCACGAGGAGATGTCCGACTGCCTGGTGAACACATCTCAGATTTCTTACACCATCTACTCGACCTGTGGGGCCTTCTATATCCCATCCATCTTGCTCATTATCCTGTATGGCCGCATATACGTGGCTGCCCGGAGTCGAATCCTGAAGCCGCCCTCCCTCTACGGGAAGCGCTTCACCACGGCACAGCTTATCACAGGCTCTGCTGGCTCTTCACTCTGCTCGCTCAACCCCAGCCTCCAcgagagccacacacacacagtcggCTCCCCTCTCTTTTTCAACCAGGTGAAAATCAAGCTTGCTGATAGCATCCTAGAACGCAAAAGGATCTCTGCAGCCCGAGAAAGGAAAGCCACTAAGACCCTGGGTATCATTCTGGGGGCCTTTATCATCTGCTGGCTGCCTTTCTTTGTAGTATCCTTGGTCCTCCCCATCTGCAGGGACTCCTGTTGGATTCACCCGGTCCTCTTTGACTTCTTCACGTGGCTAGGTTATTTAAACTCTCTCATTAACCCCGTCATCTACACTGTGTTCAACGAAGACTTTCGACAAGCGTTTCAGAAAGTCGTCCATTTCCGGAAGGTCTCTTAG